In Solanum lycopersicum chromosome 5, SLM_r2.1, the following are encoded in one genomic region:
- the LOC138348662 gene encoding sporulation-specific protein 15-like, which yields MAEDSELWDIVLDGPFIPMMEEKDGEKTNLVPKPRQKYDEADRKKIEKGYKAKTLLVCGIGPDEFNRVSACESAKEIWDCLKTAHEGTEQVKESKIDMLTSRYENFKMKEGETIHDMFTKLSSITNELRSLGEPISMTKQVRKVLRILPKSWESKVDVITEAKDLKVLTMDALIGNLKIHEMNRNYDLSKKEAKKDKSLMLKYKSDEDSSDDDMGYLISSWALYQRVSIAQERKQGTSRTRSDKENRRDLVLGKRDRRAAADLVVKKALAAWGDSSSDSEDPDEPNDVSMWLYMRRKPFSMKCLLSWLIQKMKKRTTKDTMNAELDSLTENKVKLEDKMSRMVSLESDNSELKNQLNQIIEEAEKLNGMSNGLQAEIQEKLKNSEKNLGLSLGKSNKLEKDIVKLKDELENSLKWTKSSKLLSNATNQSNFNKKGLGSLNITPPYNPHSKESVLAGETPTKDSNYAERKNLPKERPGPPKHVSTHRFSKKKSVTAPMSFVSERSSSQCWYMDSGCSKHMTGDVKNFLSLNTLQGGGVSFGDGKKGYILGVGKVGRSLEDSIDNVYNVDGLKYSLLSVSQICDKGNEVKFTSEKCTVVSLTTKKVILTAQRSKNMYVANLETSHGDDLTCLSSQNENADLWHRRLGHVSSSLLNKLISKDLVRGLPKLEFAENKICEACVKGKQIRSSFKPKKQVNSSRTLELLHMDLCGPLKVQSRNDKKYILVIVDDYSR from the exons ATGGCTGAAGACAGCGAGTTATGGGATATTGTACTTGATGGACCGTTTATTCCGATGATGGAAGAAAAGGATGGAGAGAAAACTAATCTTGTTCCAAAGCCTAGACAGAAATACGACGAAGctgatagaaaaaaaattgaaaagggCTACAAAGCAAAAACTCTTCTTGTCTGtgggataggacctgatgagttCAACAGGGTTTCAGCTTGTGAGTCTGCTAAGGAAATTTGGGACTGTTTGAAGACTGCTcatgaaggaactgaacaagtcaaGGAATCAAAGATTGACATGCTTACCTCACGGTAtgagaacttcaaaatgaaggaaggagaaacaattcatgacatgttcacaaaactgtcttccattacaaatgagctgcgaagtcttggtgaacctataagcatgacCAAACAAGTCAGAAAAGTGCTTCGAATTCTTCCAAAATCCTGGGAAAGCAAGGTTGATGTCATTACAGAAGCCAAAGATTTGAAGGTGCTGACTATGGATGCCTTGATTGGGAATCTGAAGATACATGAGATGAATCGAAATTACGATTTATCAAAGAAGGAAGCCAAAAAGGATAAGTCATTGATGCTGAAGTACAAATCAGATGAAGATTcaagtgatgatgatatggGATATCTTATCAGCAG cTGGGCACTTTATCAGAGAGTGTCCATTGCTCAAGAACGAAAACAAGGAACATCAAGAACCAGAAGTGACAAAGAAAatagaagggacctggtactcgGTAAGAGAGATCGAAGAGCTGCTGCAGATTTGGTGGTCAAAAAggctcttgctgcatggggtgattcttcaagtgattcagaagaccCTGATGAACCAAATGATGTGTCTATGTGGCTGTACATGAGGAGGAAACCattttcaatgaaatgtttgctctcatggctcatacagaaaatgaagaaaagaacaACCAA AGACACCATGAATGCTGAACTTGACagtttaactgaaaacaaagttaaacttgAAGACAAAATGTCAAGAATGGTGTCTCTAGAGTCTGATAATTCTGAACTTAAGAACCAGTTGAATCAGATAAttgaagaagctgaaaagctAAATGGAATGTCAAATGGTCTACAagctgaaattcaagaaaaattgaaaaactctgaGAAAAACCTTGGTCTGTCGTTGGGAAAGAGCAACAAACTAGAAAAGGATATTGTCAAACTTAAGGATGAACTTGAAAATTCTCTTAAGTGGACAAAATCCTCAAAGTTATTGTCAAATGCAacaaatcagagtaatttcaataagaaaggactaggaagtTTGAACATCACTCCTCCTTATAATCCTCAcagtaa GGAGAGTGTGCTAGCTGGAGAAACTCCTACGAAAGACTCTAATTATGCTGAAAGGAAAAATTTACCAAAAGAGAGACCTGGTCCTCCAAAGCATGTTTCAACTcacagattttcaaagaaaaaatctgtCACTGCTCCAATGTCTTTT gtgagtgagaggagcagcagtcaatgttggtatatggacagtggatgctctaaacatatgactggtgatGTAAAAAATTTCCTCTCACTCAATACACTTCAAggaggaggtgtctcttttggtgacggaaagaaggggtacattttgggagttggaAAAGTGGGAagatctcttgaagattcaattgacaatgtgtATAATGTGGATGGGTTAAAGTACAGTTTGTTGAGTGTGTCTCAAATCTGTGACAAAGGAAATGAAGTCAAATTTACTTCTGAGAAGTGCACTGTGGTGAGTTTAACTACAAAGAAGGTAATTCTCACTGCtcaaagaagtaaaaatatgtatgtggccAACTTAGAAACGTCTCATGGAGATGACCTGACATGTCTTAGTTCTCAGAATGAAAATGCTGATCTTTGGCATCGTAGGCTGGGGCATGTGAGCTCATCTTTATTGAACAAACTGATTTCTAAGGACCTGGTCCGAGGTCTGCCAAAGCTGGagtttgctgaaaataaaatctGTGAAGCCTGtgttaaaggaaaacaaatcagaTCATCCTTTAAGCCTAAAAAGCAGGTAAATTCATCAAGAACACTAGAGTTGCTTCACATGGACTTGTGTGGACCTTTGAAGGTTCAAAGCAGAAATGACAAGAAGTAcattttggtgattgttgatgactactcaagatAG
- the LOC104644326 gene encoding 11-beta-hydroxysteroid dehydrogenase-like 2, with translation MTIFKVILLEAMKRKRREGEVDHLVNNAGITSLCSINEVTDIAMLTPLMDINFWGSVYPTYFAIPHLKKTRGKVFVNSSSVALCNHPLLVSMLMGLFFRL, from the exons ATGACCATCTTCAAAGTGATTCTTTTGGAAgccatgaaaagaaaaaggagagaaggtgaag TGGATCATCTCGTAAACAATGCTGGAATCACCTCTTTGTGCTCTATCAATGAAGTCACGGACATTGCCATGTTAACACCTCTTATG GATATCAACTTTTGGGGGTCTGTTTACCCAACATATTTTGCAATTCCTCATCTTAAGAAGACAAGAGGCAAAGTGTTTGTCAATTCTTCATCCGTGGCCTTGTGCAACCACCCTCTTTTAGTTTCTATGct GATGGGACTCTTCTTCCGGTTATGA
- the LOC101253589 gene encoding glucose-6-phosphate 1-dehydrogenase, chloroplastic has product MVTLYSSPSTNCSGLFSSYSNSSSIGFYNYHNNLPISSRNFASHKISLQIDAVRMQDGAVVAPPSKTQDETPLKKLKDGILSKEQKHIFDFDSNKDKSTVSITVVGASGDLAKKKIFPALFALYYEGCLPEHFTIFGYARSKMTDDELRNMVSKTLTCRIDKRENCGEKMEQFLQRCFYHSGQYDSQENFAELDKKLKEHEAGRFSNRLFYLSIPPNIFINAVRCASLSASSAHGWTRVIVEKPFGRDSESSAALTGALKQYLKEDQIFRIDHYLGKELVENLSVLRFSNLIFEPLWSRQYIRNVQFIFSEDFGTEGRGGYFDHYGIIRDIMQNHLLQILALFAMETPVSLDAEDIRNEKVKVLRSMRPLQLDDVIVGQYKSHTKGGVNYPGYTDDKTVPKDSLTPTFAAAALFIDNARWDGVPFLMKAGKALHTRSAEIRVQFRHVPGNLYNKNFGSDLDQATNELVIRVQPDEAIYLKINNKVPGLGMRLDRSNLNLLYSARYSKEIPDAYERLLLDAIEGERRLFIRSDELDAAWSLFTPVLKELEHKKIVPESYPYGSRGPIGAHYLAARYKVRWGDLA; this is encoded by the exons ATGGTAACCCTTTATTCTTCTCCTTCCACAAATTGTTCTGGGTTGTTTTCATCTTACTCCAACTCTTCTTCAATTGGTTTCTACAATTATCACAACAACTTGCCTATTTCTTCCAGAAATTTTGCTTCCCACAAGATTTCTCTGCAAATTGATGCCGTTCGCATGCAAGATG GTGCTGTAGTGGCTCCACCTAGCAAAACCCAAGATGAAACTcctttgaagaaattaaaagatggaattttgtcaaaggagcagaaacatatatttgattttgatagCAACAAAGATAAATCAACTGTCAGTATTACTGTTGTTGGTGCTTCAGGAGATCTTgccaaaaaaaagatatttcctGCACTTTTTGCACTTTATTATGAGGGTTGCTTACCTGAG CATTTCACTATTTTTGGCTATGCCCGGAGTAAGATGACTGATGACGAACTCAGGAACATGGTCAGCAAGACACTTACTTGCAGGATTGATAAGAG GGAAAATTGTGGTGAAAAGATGGAACAGTTTCTACAAAGGTGTTTCTACCATAGTGGACAATATGACTCTCAGGAAAACTTCGCAGAGCTTGATAAAAAGCTGAAGGAACATGAG GCTGGAAGGTTTTCCAATCGTCTGTTCTACTTGTCCATTCcaccaaatatttttataaatgcCGTACGATGTGCAAGCCTCTCTGCGTCATCTGCTCATGGATGGACTAGAGTCATTGTAGAAAAACCCTTTGGTCGGGATTCTGAATCCTCTGCTGCATTAACAGGAGCACTTAAGCAGTACTTGAAAGAAGATCAAATTTTCAG GATTGATCACTATTTAGGGAAGGAGCTTGTGGAAAACCTTTCTGTCCTTCGTTTCTCCAACTTGATATTTGAACCCTTATGGTCGAGGCAGTATATAAGGAACGTGCAGTTTATTTTTTCTGAAGATTTTGGCACTGAAGGAAGGGGAGG TTATTTTGATCATTATGGGATAATTAGAGACATTATGCAAAACCATCTGCTTCAAATTCTCGCCCTCTTCGCCATGGAAACACCTGTCAGTTTGGATGCAGAAGATATCAGGAATGAAAAG GTAAAAGTTCTTCGTTCTATGAGACCTTTACAACTAGATGATGTTATCGTCGGGCAGTACAAAAGTCACACAAAGGGGGGTGTTAACTATCCTGGTTATACCGACGACAAGACTGTACCCAAGGACAGTCTAACCCCAACTTTCGCTGCAGCTGCTCTTTTCATAGATAATGCAAGATGGGATGGGGTGCCTTTCCTTATGAAGGCTGGAAAAGCTTTACATACCAGGAG TGCGGAAATAAGAGTACAATTCAGGCACGTGCCAGGAAATTTATACAATAAGAACTTTGGCTCGGATCTAGATCAGGCAACAAACGAGCTTGTTATCCGTGTTCAACCTGACGAAGCAATATACCTAAAGATCAATAACAAAGTTCCCGGTCTAGGAATGAGACTGGATCGCAGTAATCTTAATCTGCTTTACTCAGCAAG ATACTCGAAGGAGATCCCTGATGCATATGAGCGGCTACTTCTTGATGCCATAGAAGGTGAACGTAGGCTTTTTATTCGCAGTGATGAACTGGATGCTGCTTGGTCTCTTTTCACACCAGTATTGAAAGAACTTGAGCATAAGAAAATAGTTCCAGAAAGCTACCCTTATGGAAGTCGAGGACCTATTGGAGCACATTACCTTGCAGCACGATATAAAGTAAGATGGGGTGATCTTGCTTAG